One part of the Microbacterium aurugineum genome encodes these proteins:
- a CDS encoding 3-hydroxyacyl-CoA dehydrogenase family protein — protein sequence MTQSSSSAPAHVGVLGGGRMGAGIAHAFLLAGSRVTVIERDEIAADAAAARVLSSVDASISRGTAHEAGDAYRARFETGTDTALFAPCDLVVEAVPEDLALKIDALTRVEAAIGPDAALASNTSSISIDELAATLDRPERFLGMHFFNPVPASTLVEIVRGAATAPTQVDSACGWIHALDKTPIVVTDAPGFASSRLGVAIGLEAIRMLEEGVASAEDIDAAMTLGYKHPVGPLRLTDIVGLDVRLGIAEYLAAHLGERFEPPTLLRRLVAEGHLGRKSGRGFYEWDA from the coding sequence ATGACCCAGAGCAGCAGCAGCGCTCCCGCCCATGTCGGAGTGCTCGGCGGTGGACGCATGGGCGCCGGCATCGCCCACGCGTTCCTCCTCGCGGGCTCCCGGGTCACCGTGATCGAGCGCGATGAGATCGCCGCCGACGCTGCCGCCGCGCGCGTGCTCTCGTCCGTGGATGCATCGATCTCCCGCGGCACGGCGCACGAGGCCGGCGACGCCTACCGGGCACGCTTCGAGACCGGGACGGACACTGCGCTGTTCGCTCCCTGCGACCTCGTCGTGGAAGCCGTGCCCGAGGATCTCGCCCTCAAGATCGACGCGCTCACCCGCGTCGAGGCCGCGATCGGCCCCGACGCCGCACTCGCCTCCAACACCTCATCGATCTCGATCGACGAGCTCGCGGCGACACTCGACCGCCCCGAACGCTTCCTCGGTATGCACTTCTTCAATCCGGTGCCGGCCTCGACGCTGGTCGAGATCGTCCGCGGCGCGGCGACCGCTCCCACGCAGGTGGACTCCGCCTGCGGCTGGATTCACGCCCTCGACAAGACCCCGATCGTGGTGACCGATGCCCCCGGCTTCGCGTCGTCGAGACTCGGCGTCGCGATCGGACTCGAGGCGATCCGGATGCTGGAAGAGGGCGTCGCCTCCGCCGAGGACATCGATGCCGCGATGACTCTGGGCTACAAGCATCCGGTCGGTCCGCTGCGCCTGACCGACATCGTCGGGCTCGATGTCCGACTCGGCATCGCCGAGTACCTCGCCGCCCACCTCGGCGAGCGCTTCGAGCCACCGACTCTGCTGCGACGCCTCGTCGCCGAAGGACACCTGGGCCGCAAGAGTGGACGCGGCTTCTACGAATGGGACGCCTGA
- the dhaK gene encoding dihydroxyacetone kinase subunit DhaK: protein MKKLINAPQDVLVESLRGVALAHPELSVDLENHVITRATPKAQGKVAIVSGGGSGHEPLHGGFVGTGMLDAAVAGEVFTSPTPDRVQVATKAVDRGAGVLHIVKNYTGDVLNFEMAAELASMEGIEVGSITVDDDVAVQDSLYTAGRRGVGLTVLLEKLVGAAAEEGRDLAAVVALAEKINGQGRSMGMALTSCTVPAAGKPTFDLPDDQMEIGIGIHGEPGRHREPLAPAADIARQLVEPILADLDATGPSIVMLNGMGATPLIELYLMYGEVAAILEKSGVQIARNLVGNYITSLDMAGCSVTVLKADDELLRLWDAPVNTPGLRWGA, encoded by the coding sequence AGAGGTGTCGCGCTCGCTCATCCCGAGCTCTCCGTCGACCTCGAGAACCACGTGATCACTCGCGCGACGCCGAAGGCACAGGGCAAGGTCGCGATCGTCTCCGGGGGCGGCTCCGGTCACGAGCCGCTGCACGGCGGCTTCGTCGGAACCGGGATGCTGGATGCCGCGGTCGCCGGAGAGGTGTTCACCTCCCCGACGCCGGACCGCGTGCAGGTGGCCACCAAGGCCGTGGATCGCGGGGCCGGTGTGCTCCACATCGTGAAGAACTACACGGGCGACGTGCTGAACTTCGAGATGGCCGCCGAGCTCGCCTCGATGGAGGGGATCGAGGTCGGCAGCATCACCGTGGACGACGACGTCGCGGTGCAGGACTCCCTGTACACGGCGGGGCGTCGCGGTGTCGGTCTGACCGTGCTGCTCGAGAAGCTCGTGGGTGCCGCCGCGGAGGAGGGCCGCGATCTCGCCGCCGTCGTCGCGCTGGCCGAGAAGATCAACGGGCAGGGCCGCTCGATGGGCATGGCGCTCACCAGCTGCACCGTGCCCGCGGCAGGGAAGCCCACCTTCGATCTGCCGGACGATCAGATGGAGATCGGCATCGGCATCCACGGTGAGCCGGGCCGTCACCGTGAACCACTGGCCCCCGCGGCGGACATCGCGCGGCAGCTCGTCGAGCCGATCCTCGCCGACCTCGACGCCACCGGCCCCTCGATCGTGATGCTCAACGGCATGGGCGCGACACCCCTCATCGAGCTCTACCTGATGTATGGCGAGGTGGCGGCGATCCTCGAGAAGTCCGGGGTCCAGATCGCCAGGAACCTCGTGGGCAACTACATCACCTCGCTCGACATGGCGGGATGCTCGGTCACCGTGCTCAAGGCGGACGACGAGCTGTTGCGTCTGTGGGACGCGCCGGTCAACACCCCCGGTCTGCGGTGGGGCGCCTGA
- the paaK gene encoding phenylacetate--CoA ligase PaaK: MSMTTAASTRIHPPSADELDAEERMSRAEIERLQLTRLQQTVRHAYANVPLYTRKFDDAGVHPDDIRTLADVERLPFTTKDDLRETYPFGMFAVPMEDVARIHASSGTTGRPTVVGYTRGDLDRWGSLVARSLRASGIRRGMKVHNAYGYGLFTGGLGAHAGIEALGATVIPMSGGQTARQVQLIRDFEPDAILCTPSYLLTIADAMVAQGIDPRSTSLRVAVLGAEPWTNEMRQELELRLGIDALDIYGLSEVMGPGVGNECLETKDGPHLWEDHFLPEVIDAETRAALPDGELGELVFTSLTKEAFPVIRYRTRDLTRLLPGTARPGMRRMEKVTGRNDDMIILRGVNLFPTQIEELVLGIEQLTPHFILELSKEGRMDTMTVRIERHPDLSVETCTSAAKVLAQRIKVFVGSTVAVQLEEPGTLPRSEGKYKRVYDLR, translated from the coding sequence GTGTCGATGACGACCGCCGCATCCACCCGCATCCACCCGCCCTCGGCCGACGAGCTCGACGCCGAGGAACGCATGAGCCGAGCGGAGATCGAGCGGCTTCAGCTCACCCGCCTGCAGCAGACCGTGCGCCACGCCTACGCGAACGTGCCCCTGTACACGCGCAAGTTCGATGACGCCGGAGTACACCCCGACGACATCCGCACCCTCGCCGATGTCGAGCGGCTGCCGTTCACGACGAAGGACGATCTGCGCGAGACCTACCCGTTCGGCATGTTCGCCGTGCCGATGGAGGACGTCGCTCGCATCCACGCGTCCAGTGGCACCACGGGGCGTCCGACCGTCGTGGGCTACACCCGCGGCGATCTCGATCGCTGGGGATCGCTGGTCGCCCGGTCACTGCGCGCCAGCGGCATCCGCCGGGGGATGAAGGTGCACAACGCCTACGGCTACGGCCTCTTCACCGGTGGGCTCGGTGCGCACGCAGGAATCGAAGCGCTCGGAGCCACGGTCATCCCGATGTCCGGCGGCCAGACCGCGCGACAGGTGCAGCTCATCCGCGACTTCGAGCCGGACGCGATCCTCTGCACGCCGAGCTATCTCCTGACGATCGCGGACGCGATGGTCGCGCAGGGCATCGACCCGCGCTCGACCTCGCTCCGGGTCGCGGTGCTCGGAGCGGAGCCGTGGACGAACGAGATGCGGCAGGAGCTCGAACTGCGACTCGGCATCGACGCCCTCGACATCTACGGGCTCAGCGAGGTGATGGGACCGGGCGTGGGCAACGAGTGCCTGGAGACCAAGGACGGCCCGCACCTGTGGGAGGACCACTTCCTGCCGGAGGTCATCGACGCCGAGACCCGGGCCGCGCTCCCGGACGGCGAACTCGGCGAACTCGTGTTCACCTCCCTCACCAAGGAGGCTTTCCCGGTCATCCGCTACCGCACCCGCGATCTCACCCGGCTCCTGCCCGGGACCGCTCGGCCCGGCATGCGGCGCATGGAGAAGGTGACCGGGCGCAACGACGACATGATCATCCTGCGGGGCGTGAACCTCTTCCCGACGCAGATCGAGGAACTGGTGCTCGGCATCGAGCAGTTGACCCCCCACTTCATCCTGGAGCTCTCCAAGGAGGGCCGGATGGACACGATGACCGTGCGTATCGAGCGGCACCCCGACCTCTCGGTCGAGACCTGCACCAGCGCGGCGAAGGTGCTGGCGCAGCGGATCAAGGTGTTCGTCGGCTCCACGGTCGCCGTCCAGCTCGAGGAGCCGGGCACGCTGCCGCGGAGCGAAGGCAAGTACAAGCGCGTCTACGACCTGCGCTGA
- the paaZ gene encoding phenylacetic acid degradation bifunctional protein PaaZ — MTEILPSYLQGAWWTPGTDTDAAEVRDASTGRVVARVSTEGIDLEGALTYARRAGQASLGELTFHQRAVLLKQLALALTARKEELYEISSRTGATRQDSWVDIDGGIGVLFAYSSKGRRELPNAKVYVDGGIENLSKDGSFLGRHIYTRLPGVAVQINAFNFPVWGALEKFAPAFLAGVPTVVKPATPTGYLAEAMVRIMVESELLPEGSLQLVSGGVPGLFEALRLGDLVAFTGSASTAERLRAHDAVQTGGVRFTSETDSINASILGTDAVSGTPEFDAYVRQLVAEMTTKAGQKCTAIRRAIVPAEAVDDVIRAVQARLSERVVLGDPRAEGVTMGPLASTAQRDEVLRQVSRLQDGGGELVVGSTDAPNVRHDDGSEGPAPDGAFVAPMLLRFTDPESAAVNEIEAFGPVSSILGYRTLDEASALVARGGGSLVTSVATHDPEVAVALTTGMAAYNGRVLFLDRDDARSSTGHGSPLPNLVHGGPGRAGGGEELGGIRAVLHHMQRTAVQGSPTMMTALTGVWHQGADARPYQESDGIHPFRKSLAELSIGDQVVSGSRTVTLDDIETFAAFTGDTFYAHMDETSAAANPFFPGRVAHGYLLVSWAAGLFVDPAPGPVLANSGLENLRFVTPVSPGDEIRVELTAKQITPRETDEYGEVRWDSVLKNQREEIVATYDVLTLVAKQQAEAA, encoded by the coding sequence ATGACGGAGATCCTCCCCAGCTATCTGCAGGGAGCCTGGTGGACGCCCGGCACCGATACCGACGCGGCCGAGGTGCGCGATGCATCGACCGGCCGGGTCGTCGCCCGCGTCTCGACGGAGGGCATCGACCTCGAGGGCGCGCTCACCTATGCCCGCCGGGCAGGACAGGCCTCGCTCGGTGAGCTCACGTTCCATCAGCGCGCCGTGCTCCTCAAGCAGCTCGCCCTCGCCCTCACCGCGCGCAAGGAGGAGCTGTACGAGATCTCGAGCCGCACCGGCGCGACCCGTCAGGACTCGTGGGTCGACATCGACGGCGGGATCGGGGTGTTGTTCGCCTACTCCAGCAAGGGACGTCGGGAGCTCCCGAACGCGAAGGTCTATGTCGACGGCGGCATCGAGAACCTCTCCAAGGACGGCTCCTTCCTGGGTCGGCACATCTACACCCGACTCCCCGGTGTCGCGGTACAGATCAACGCGTTCAACTTCCCGGTCTGGGGGGCGCTGGAGAAGTTCGCCCCCGCCTTCCTCGCGGGCGTGCCGACGGTGGTGAAGCCGGCCACCCCGACCGGGTATCTGGCAGAGGCCATGGTGCGGATCATGGTCGAATCGGAGCTCCTGCCCGAGGGCTCGCTGCAACTCGTCTCCGGCGGCGTCCCCGGACTCTTCGAGGCGCTCCGGCTGGGAGACCTCGTCGCCTTCACCGGGTCCGCATCGACCGCCGAACGGCTGCGCGCCCACGATGCGGTGCAGACCGGCGGCGTGCGCTTCACGAGCGAGACCGACTCGATCAACGCCTCGATCCTGGGGACGGACGCGGTCTCCGGGACGCCCGAGTTCGACGCCTACGTCCGACAGCTCGTGGCCGAGATGACCACGAAGGCCGGTCAGAAGTGCACCGCGATCCGGCGCGCGATCGTGCCGGCCGAAGCTGTCGACGACGTCATCCGCGCCGTGCAGGCCCGCCTTTCGGAGCGCGTCGTCCTCGGCGATCCGCGCGCCGAGGGGGTCACGATGGGACCCCTCGCCTCGACCGCCCAGCGCGACGAGGTGCTGCGCCAGGTGTCGCGCCTGCAGGACGGCGGCGGCGAACTGGTGGTCGGATCGACCGACGCACCGAACGTCCGTCACGACGACGGCAGTGAGGGACCAGCTCCGGACGGCGCATTCGTCGCGCCGATGCTGCTCCGCTTCACCGACCCCGAGAGCGCGGCGGTCAACGAGATCGAAGCGTTCGGCCCGGTCTCGAGCATCCTCGGCTATCGCACCCTCGACGAAGCGAGCGCTCTGGTCGCCCGCGGTGGCGGATCGCTGGTGACGAGCGTGGCGACGCACGACCCCGAGGTCGCTGTCGCCCTGACCACCGGAATGGCCGCCTACAACGGTCGTGTCCTGTTCCTCGACCGCGATGACGCCCGAAGCTCGACGGGTCATGGCTCCCCGCTCCCGAACCTCGTCCACGGAGGGCCGGGGCGGGCCGGCGGCGGCGAGGAGCTCGGGGGAATCCGCGCCGTCCTCCATCACATGCAGCGCACCGCCGTGCAGGGCTCTCCCACCATGATGACGGCCCTGACCGGGGTGTGGCACCAGGGGGCGGACGCGCGTCCGTACCAGGAGAGCGACGGCATCCACCCGTTCCGCAAGTCCCTGGCCGAGCTCAGCATCGGGGACCAGGTCGTGAGCGGTTCGCGCACCGTGACCCTCGACGACATCGAGACGTTCGCGGCCTTCACGGGCGACACCTTCTACGCGCACATGGACGAGACCTCCGCGGCGGCGAACCCGTTCTTCCCCGGTCGTGTCGCCCACGGGTACCTGCTCGTGTCGTGGGCGGCGGGGCTCTTCGTCGATCCGGCACCCGGCCCCGTGCTCGCGAACTCCGGGCTGGAGAACCTGCGCTTCGTGACGCCCGTCTCCCCCGGCGACGAGATCCGTGTCGAGCTCACCGCGAAGCAGATCACCCCGCGCGAGACCGACGAGTACGGCGAGGTGCGCTGGGACTCGGTGCTGAAGAACCAGCGCGAGGAGATCGTCGCCACCTACGACGTGCTCACCCTCGTCGCGAAGCAGCAGGCGGAGGCTGCCTGA
- a CDS encoding TetR/AcrR family transcriptional regulator — translation MSEMQSTRRGRPGYDQQGILAVAVAAFNEHGYDATSIGMLAERLGLSKSAIYHHFGSKDQILDLALDAALSGLEAVVDDPLPASAVEASAVARLEHVLRGAVHVLIAQLPAVTLLLRVRGNTEVERRALTRRRAFDRRITALVSEAQAEGALRADMDASVVARLTFGMINSIVEWYRPGGREGADRLADDVVAIALDGLRRR, via the coding sequence ATGTCAGAGATGCAGAGCACACGACGCGGCCGCCCGGGATACGACCAGCAGGGCATCCTCGCGGTCGCGGTCGCCGCTTTCAACGAGCACGGGTATGACGCCACGTCGATCGGCATGCTCGCCGAGCGGCTCGGACTGTCGAAGTCCGCGATCTACCACCACTTCGGGTCCAAGGACCAGATCCTCGACCTTGCTCTCGATGCGGCGCTCAGCGGACTCGAGGCCGTGGTGGACGATCCGCTTCCCGCGTCGGCGGTCGAGGCCAGCGCCGTGGCACGACTCGAGCATGTGCTCCGCGGCGCCGTGCACGTCCTGATCGCGCAGCTGCCGGCGGTCACGCTGCTGCTCCGGGTGCGCGGCAACACCGAGGTGGAGCGTCGAGCGCTGACCCGTCGTCGCGCTTTCGATCGTCGGATCACGGCCTTGGTGTCCGAGGCGCAGGCTGAGGGCGCGCTGCGCGCCGACATGGACGCCAGCGTCGTCGCCCGCCTGACCTTCGGCATGATCAACTCGATCGTCGAGTGGTACCGACCCGGGGGCAGGGAAGGCGCGGATCGGCTGGCGGACGACGTCGTGGCCATCGCGCTCGACGGACTGCGTCGTCGCTGA
- the ptsP gene encoding phosphoenolpyruvate--protein phosphotransferase, giving the protein MASGAVLRGRGVSPGRVAAPVVHLAPAVAEPDADTVIAVEERDAEVSAIEWAAVAVADQLRTRTAQATGEARAILDASRLLASDPELVSEATALVRAKGRSAARAVWETGLAHEKGLTALGGRMAERAADIRDVRDRIIAEILQVDMPGVPEREEPFVLVATDLSPADTATLGEGRCVGLVTEQGGPTSHTAIIARSLGLPAVVGVAGAVGIPVGATLLVDGGRGTVEVDPPESRVAEAAAAATAVEFDGTGRLADGHRVALLANVGGAADAVNAAAARAEGVGLFRTEFCFLDRADAPSVEEQTAAYRGVLAAFPGRKVVVRTLDAGSDKPLPFANADHEDNPALGVRGLRIARRRPQLLDDQLRALAWAAEAESAQVDVMAPMVATVEEAREFAERARAAGIERAGIMIETPSAALLAAELFEVVDFVSLGTNDLAQYTLAADRLLSDLGDLNDPWQPAVLRLIGIVGEAGRAAGKSVGVCGEAASDPALAPVLVGLGATSLSMTPRSLGRVAEALSVVSEEDCRRAAEAVLGARTVDEARAVARTGEAHAEFL; this is encoded by the coding sequence ATCGCGTCCGGCGCTGTGCTGCGCGGGCGCGGGGTGAGCCCCGGTCGGGTCGCGGCCCCCGTCGTGCACCTCGCGCCGGCCGTTGCTGAACCCGATGCGGACACCGTCATCGCGGTGGAGGAACGCGATGCCGAAGTGTCGGCGATCGAATGGGCGGCCGTGGCGGTGGCGGACCAGCTGCGGACGCGCACTGCCCAGGCCACGGGGGAGGCGCGGGCGATCCTCGATGCGTCGCGGCTGCTCGCCTCCGATCCCGAGCTGGTCTCCGAGGCGACCGCGCTGGTCCGTGCGAAGGGGCGCAGTGCCGCCCGTGCCGTGTGGGAGACCGGCCTGGCGCACGAGAAGGGCCTCACCGCACTGGGCGGTCGCATGGCGGAGCGCGCGGCGGACATCCGTGACGTGCGCGACAGGATCATCGCCGAGATCCTCCAAGTCGACATGCCGGGGGTGCCGGAGCGTGAGGAACCGTTCGTGCTCGTCGCGACCGACCTGTCGCCTGCCGACACGGCGACGCTCGGCGAGGGGCGGTGCGTCGGCCTCGTGACAGAGCAGGGAGGTCCGACCTCCCATACGGCGATCATCGCTCGCTCGCTCGGGCTTCCCGCGGTGGTCGGTGTGGCCGGCGCAGTCGGCATTCCTGTCGGGGCGACGCTTCTCGTCGACGGCGGCCGCGGCACGGTCGAGGTCGACCCGCCGGAGTCACGGGTCGCGGAAGCGGCGGCAGCGGCGACCGCGGTGGAGTTCGACGGGACCGGGCGTCTCGCAGACGGACACCGCGTGGCGCTGCTCGCGAACGTCGGAGGGGCCGCGGACGCCGTGAACGCGGCGGCAGCGCGCGCGGAGGGCGTGGGGCTGTTCCGGACGGAGTTCTGCTTCCTGGACAGGGCGGACGCCCCGTCGGTCGAGGAACAGACCGCCGCATACCGCGGCGTGCTCGCTGCCTTCCCCGGCCGCAAGGTGGTCGTTCGGACGCTGGATGCCGGAAGTGACAAGCCTCTCCCGTTCGCGAATGCGGATCACGAGGACAACCCGGCCCTGGGGGTCCGCGGTCTGAGGATCGCGCGTCGTCGTCCGCAGCTCCTCGACGATCAATTGCGGGCGCTCGCCTGGGCCGCAGAAGCGGAGTCGGCGCAGGTCGACGTGATGGCTCCGATGGTCGCGACGGTCGAAGAAGCGCGGGAGTTCGCCGAGCGGGCTCGTGCTGCGGGGATCGAACGCGCGGGCATCATGATCGAGACTCCCTCGGCCGCGTTGCTCGCCGCGGAGCTGTTCGAGGTGGTCGACTTCGTGAGTCTGGGAACGAACGACCTGGCCCAGTACACGCTCGCGGCCGACCGCCTCCTGAGTGATCTCGGCGACTTGAACGACCCGTGGCAGCCGGCCGTCCTGCGCCTGATCGGCATCGTCGGCGAGGCGGGGAGGGCGGCCGGGAAGTCCGTCGGAGTGTGCGGGGAAGCCGCGAGCGATCCCGCACTCGCCCCGGTTCTCGTGGGCCTGGGTGCGACCTCGCTGTCGATGACTCCGCGGTCGCTCGGCCGCGTCGCCGAGGCCCTCTCCGTGGTGAGCGAGGAGGACTGCCGCCGGGCTGCCGAAGCGGTGCTCGGCGCACGCACCGTCGACGAGGCGAGGGCGGTGGCGAGGACGGGGGAGGCCCACGCCGAGTTTCTCTGA
- the dhaL gene encoding dihydroxyacetone kinase subunit DhaL — translation MAAVDTAVLADWVSRFGTAVTEKRDWLTELDSAIGDADHGANMARGMSAVGEKLAGGAPGTIDELLKTVGMTLVSSVGGASGPLYGTFFLRMGMAAGAVSELDGPALATALRAGLDGIVARGKAEAGDKTMFDAMAPAVDAMDAALAEGSTVADAVTAAADAAEKGRDATLPLVARKGRASYLGERSAGHLDPGAASTAILFDTLAAAVAGSA, via the coding sequence ATGGCTGCTGTCGACACCGCCGTCCTCGCCGACTGGGTCTCCCGGTTCGGCACGGCCGTCACCGAGAAGCGTGACTGGCTCACGGAACTCGACTCGGCCATCGGCGACGCCGATCACGGTGCGAACATGGCCCGAGGGATGAGTGCCGTCGGCGAGAAGCTCGCAGGGGGCGCACCCGGAACGATCGACGAGCTGCTGAAGACGGTCGGCATGACCCTGGTGAGTTCCGTCGGTGGGGCCAGCGGACCGCTCTACGGCACCTTCTTCCTGCGGATGGGGATGGCTGCGGGCGCGGTGTCCGAGCTCGACGGCCCTGCCCTCGCGACCGCGCTGCGTGCGGGGCTCGACGGCATCGTCGCGCGCGGCAAGGCCGAAGCGGGGGACAAGACGATGTTCGATGCGATGGCGCCGGCCGTCGACGCGATGGACGCCGCGCTCGCCGAGGGCTCGACCGTCGCGGACGCCGTCACCGCCGCGGCCGATGCCGCAGAGAAGGGCCGAGACGCCACGTTGCCGCTGGTCGCACGCAAGGGACGGGCGAGTTATCTCGGCGAGCGCAGCGCCGGTCACCTCGACCCCGGGGCGGCGTCCACGGCGATCCTCTTCGACACGCTCGCCGCGGCGGTCGCGGGCAGCGCCTGA
- the paaI gene encoding hydroxyphenylacetyl-CoA thioesterase PaaI: MTEAMTRTTDAVRANRAMMERDQASAALGLVVERDDPGHAVVSMRVRDDMTNGFHITHGGFVFALADTAFAIACNEDDRVTVAAGADISFLKSTVAGQTLTATAVRRTRAGRSGIYDVTVVDELGDTVAEFRGRSRTTNQAF; this comes from the coding sequence ATGACGGAAGCGATGACGCGCACCACGGATGCGGTGCGGGCGAACCGCGCGATGATGGAGCGCGATCAGGCCTCGGCCGCACTCGGACTCGTCGTCGAGCGCGACGACCCCGGTCACGCCGTGGTCTCGATGCGCGTGCGTGACGACATGACGAACGGGTTCCACATCACGCACGGGGGCTTCGTGTTCGCCTTGGCCGACACCGCGTTCGCGATCGCCTGCAACGAGGACGACAGGGTCACGGTCGCCGCGGGCGCCGATATCTCGTTCCTGAAGTCCACGGTCGCCGGGCAGACGCTGACCGCGACGGCCGTCCGCCGCACCCGCGCCGGCCGCTCCGGCATCTATGACGTGACCGTGGTCGATGAGCTCGGCGACACGGTCGCGGAGTTCCGTGGCCGTTCGCGCACCACCAACCAGGCCTTCTGA